In Curtobacterium sp. L6-1, a genomic segment contains:
- a CDS encoding NAD-dependent epimerase/dehydratase family protein, with the protein MTSKRIVVVGATGHIGTFLVPRLVRAGHQVVTISRGTRSAYVGAPEWQHVEQVTADREQEDRDGVFGDRVVALRPGVVVDLVCFTLASAEALVAALRGTDAHLVHCGSVWRAGPSAVLPVTEENATPPVGEYGTQKDAIARFLKEGTARGGVVTTSLHPGHVSGPGWAPIGPVGNLDPSVWHTLSAGEPLLVPGLGAESMHHVHADDVAQAFELAVAHRDAAAGEDFSVVAPTALTARGYAALAASWFGQEARLESVSWDRFRQVVPTEHAEASWEHLSRSHVFSIEKARRLLGYAPRYTAEETVLDAVRWLVDNDEVEVARPLLPAT; encoded by the coding sequence ATGACCAGCAAGCGCATCGTCGTCGTCGGCGCGACCGGACACATCGGCACCTTCCTCGTCCCGCGCCTGGTGCGCGCCGGCCACCAGGTCGTGACCATCAGCCGCGGCACCCGCTCCGCCTACGTGGGCGCCCCCGAGTGGCAGCACGTCGAGCAGGTCACGGCGGACCGCGAGCAGGAGGACCGCGACGGCGTCTTCGGCGACCGCGTCGTGGCGCTGCGGCCGGGCGTCGTCGTCGACCTCGTCTGCTTCACCCTCGCGTCCGCCGAGGCCCTGGTCGCCGCGCTCCGCGGCACCGACGCGCACCTCGTGCACTGCGGGTCGGTCTGGCGCGCCGGTCCGAGTGCCGTGCTGCCGGTGACCGAGGAGAACGCGACCCCGCCGGTCGGCGAGTACGGCACCCAGAAGGACGCCATCGCCCGGTTCCTCAAAGAGGGTACCGCCCGAGGCGGTGTCGTCACGACCTCGCTGCACCCCGGTCACGTCAGCGGTCCCGGGTGGGCGCCCATCGGCCCGGTCGGCAACCTCGACCCGTCCGTCTGGCACACGCTGTCGGCGGGCGAGCCCCTGCTCGTCCCCGGGCTCGGCGCCGAGTCCATGCACCACGTGCACGCCGACGACGTCGCGCAGGCCTTCGAGCTCGCCGTCGCACACCGCGACGCGGCCGCCGGCGAGGACTTCTCCGTCGTCGCGCCGACCGCCCTGACCGCGCGCGGGTACGCGGCGCTCGCCGCGTCGTGGTTCGGCCAGGAGGCGCGGCTCGAGTCCGTCTCGTGGGACCGGTTCCGGCAGGTGGTCCCGACGGAGCACGCCGAGGCGAGCTGGGAGCACCTGTCGCGGAGCCACGTGTTCAGCATCGAGAAGGCACGCCGCCTGCTCGGCTACGCGCCGCGGTACACCGCGGAGGAGACGGTGCTCGACGCGGTGCGCTGGCTCGTGGACAACGACGAGGTCGAGGTGGCGCGGCCGCTCCTGCCCGCGACGTGA
- a CDS encoding lactococcin 972 family bacteriocin, protein MKQQQVALVIGAALVAGLVGGPASVAHASASEVLGAGPDAGGVVIADHGAGSSGTSTGPVTRRDDGGGGSFWQWGVGKDDAWSNYFRERRCHGATAVGLKSKRVTGVRGGKYALATTPKARSGNKAFYHNC, encoded by the coding sequence ATGAAGCAGCAGCAGGTCGCACTCGTCATCGGTGCCGCGCTCGTCGCCGGACTCGTCGGCGGACCGGCGTCGGTGGCGCACGCATCCGCGTCCGAGGTCCTCGGCGCCGGTCCGGACGCCGGGGGCGTCGTCATCGCCGACCACGGCGCCGGGTCGTCCGGAACATCGACCGGACCGGTGACGCGGCGGGACGACGGCGGTGGTGGGAGCTTCTGGCAGTGGGGCGTCGGGAAGGACGACGCCTGGTCGAACTACTTCCGTGAGCGGCGCTGCCACGGTGCGACCGCCGTCGGTCTGAAGTCGAAGCGCGTCACGGGCGTGCGCGGCGGGAAGTACGCGTTGGCGACGACGCCGAAGGCCCGGAGCGGCAACAAGGCGTTCTACCACAACTGCTGA